The window CTACACAAGCAAATTGTTTAACATGTGGGACTAGTGAGAGTGGAATGTCTGCAGTTTGTTTTTGGTTTTCATGATGTCCCACATGGTAGAGCTCGCAATTGCAAAGTGTTGAGCAATGCAGACGTAGCTGCAGCCACCCGAGGCTTTCTTACAAATTTCTATCTTCTCTTCTGTGGACAGAACCACTCTAGTTTGCTTCTAATTTGCAGTTGCAACATTTTCACAATCACAAATGAGGACGGACATTACCGTTTTGTGTGTAAAGCTAAGGTGAGGGCAAGGCAGCCTGTGTCTGGTAGACGGACATGTTGGGATAACTGGTGTTTGTATGAGTGACATCCTGCTGTAATATTGTTGGATATTGAACAGCCGTCCATCAACAGATACAAGTCATACTTTGTCAGAAATGAATGTAGAACAACGAGAGTAGCATAGCTGGTTGTGACAAGAGTTTTCTAGTAAGACAGCAATACAAACAGCCACAGCAAGTGAGAGCAGCAAGGAAAATGCATTCTATCTTTAATTTAGTGTATAGGGAAATATTAATGCAGAAGAAAGTAAAAGAAAAGTAGAAATGTGAGTAGTGCGGCTAGCTTTTCATTATGATCTATGTGCACTATGTctagtgtgtagtgtgtgttgaGAGGTGAAGATGTTGGGGTGTGTGACAGACTGTGAAGAGAGACTACGACTAGAAGAGATGAtgtgactgactgactgttgtgttgttgtgtctctaaTTTAGTGTTACACCTAATGGGAGGGTGTCTATACCATCAGGGCAACTATGAAAGAGCAACAGAACATTTAAGAGAGTCACTCAACATCAAGCGAAGATTGTCTTCTGTGGACAAAGTCATAATGACAGCAAGTGAGTAAGATTGATGTTGTGAGTTTGTAAGTGAATGTAATATTGAGTGTTAGGTTTAtgagtttgttaattaatgaagtaatGTAGTGTTGCAGCTTGTGTAGAGTGTAAGAGATGAGAGGAACACATGAACGGGTCGTCAAGgaggacaaatagacaaagagagaagAAAAGTGAATTTAGACATTGTGAATTGAAGTCAATGTCTTTAGTTAAGTGGAGGGCAGTGATGAAAGTGGAGAAGCACGACTTTAGACGAgtctttgtgttgcatttgtgaATGTTAATAGATACGGTCAGATGTGGTCGTTGCAAGCATGTTTGTTCCCCtagtgtttgttgtattaatGCAACTGTCAGATTATTGGTAATGTGGACATGAGGGCTTTGTGTCACATTTGTAAATTggttgtacgtgtatgtttgtggGAAAGCAAGGATGTCAGTTAATTGGATGTCAGAGTAACGAGGTCTGTGTATATTTATGATGGAAAATTGCAGTCGTGATTATGATGTTTGCTGCTTTGGATTGATTTGTATGATGTGAGAAAACAATAAAGAATGCTGATTCATTTGCTGGTAAAATTGCTAAtcttaaatcaaacatttatttattaaatatgaaatattggtttgtgatattttgttttgtagaaattgaaatttattgATGAAAGATTTTACATTTTATGTATTAATATGGCTttaaatattgatatcaatgactgttaataaatgttttttgttgttgtgcagcTTATGCTTATTTGTCACGTTGCCTTCTTTCTCAATGTCTAACAAGAGAAGCAGAAGATGTGATGAGAGAAGGTTATGGTTTAGCATTCAGCATGGATGACAATGTTGTGAAAGCACGAGGTGAGTATGGTGTGTGAattgaaatgttgtttgttgttgcttattGTGTTTGAGTAGCTGCTACTCTACTGGCTTATGCAATTCAACTAAATGAAGGAACAGAAGAGGAAGTGAAAACATTGTTACAACAGGCTGAAAGATGGATTCAAATGGTGGGAGAAGGACGAGGCAAGGCACTTGGTAAGTTACAAGATGGAAATGAGTTTGAAGAGTTTAATCATTGAacttgtcagtgtgttgtgtgaCATACGTTgctgacttgtgttgtgttgtgtagtgttgagtgaaatggGAGAAGTATTGGTGATAAGGGGTGACTACAAGCATGCGAATAGGATACTGCAGGAAGCAGCAACAATGCAAAGACACTTTTTACCAACCAACCATCATGACACTGCTTTAAGTGAGAGATTGTAAATATGAGAATTGTCTcttaattatgtttattgttttttttgttCAGCTCTTTGTCGTATGGCAGAGTGTCAAGTGaaacaagaccaacaaatgGATGCTCTGCCATTGTTCCACGAGTCATCAGAAATGATGAGTAAATCAATGGGTGTGGAACACCCAATAAGAGGAAGAAGTAATTCATTGTCTAGAGTCATATTTTGTTTTGGTTTATCTGTAgaatgtttatttgtattcagGTTTATTTGGTGTTGCTAAAGTCCTTCTAAGACAACAGAAGTGGCAAGAAGCAGAAACCATCCTAAAGGAAAGTGTCAATATTTTCCATCCCACAACAAGTGCAGGTGTGTTGTCACATAAAATGATTAGAAATGATAGAAAGTGGACAAAGTAGGAGTTCTATCTTATTGTGTGTATAGCAATTCGAGATCTGAACTATTGCTTACGAATGCTAAAGAAAGATCAAGAAGCAGTCgacattttgcaacaacatcaacgaGTTGTTTCTTATCATCAAGGTATACACTCATTTACTTATGAGCTCCCAATTATTCTTGCAGGAAATTTTTGTATAAACTGTGCTGTAGTGACTTTCCTTATACCCAATGAGCAGACAATTCGAATGCAATTTGCATTAGCTAAGTCAGTTGGTGATGATGAGGTCACATGTAGCATGTAATGTGACATGAGATGTGGGATGAATGTAAAGATGGGCAGCATTCCTCCCTTGTTTTATGTAACCCAGTCATCCAATATGTACAACTATTATCTACTGTCACTCTGTTGTTCTTTTTAAGATATTTACTATCCACCACTGCTCTAGTTGCAAGTAAAGCTTGTTTATTTTTACTAAAATCTGACAAGCAGACGGATGTTGTATGTCATGATTGACACGTTAAGATTCTAGATCTGTTGAACACATCAGACAGTCATTTCCATGTTGTATCAGTAATGTATGTTGTTGGTTAAAACAATCTGTGAGAAGGTGACACTAAATATTTTTACCTTCATGTGCTGGATTCGtttgttgactgtttgtctatctacatACTCGGTCTTCTGTCTTCTTACTCACTcatctgtttatgtgtattattgcttgtttgagTATTAATCtttactatttatttttgCAGTCGAGCATCAAGCAAGTGCATGTCAAGTTGATGATTTACAAAAAGAGTTGGAGCAGCTCAGAGAAAGCAATCGAGCCATTCAAGCAGAGAAATCTGCtttacagctgcaacaacaacaacaacaagaaattaATGATATGAGAAGCACAATAGAAGAACTGAGAAGACAAATTGATGTCTTGAGGCACGAGGTGCAAGAGAAGCACACGACTAATGAACGTCTGGCAAGAGACTTGCAACGAAGTGAAAGAGCATGGCAGGAGCTGCAacaacttcaacatcaatatgaCAGCGTTATACAGATCCATGATGACAGTTTACACATGACTGGATTAAAGTTGGGAGAAGGAGCTTATGGAGGTAACAGAAATGAGTGAATTGTCTGTTTACATGTAGCTATACAGTAGAGTACCATTTAGTTATCCGGACAGGTTGGGACCAGAGGGTGTCTATGTAGATAACTGGTATGAAGCACCATATCCCAACAAGTAGCTATCATTACATGTGTAGCATACAGATATCTGACTTTGCAAGATGTCACTGATTTTGTGTGTACTGTGGCTCTGATTTGATTTTCTACCACTGATTTTGTGGTCACACGATGACCAGGTGGCAGAGATGAGGTGTCCATGTAATACGTGCTCTACTGTTTATATATGAATATATGATAGACCTGCCCCTTatatagcatgctaatcaCACGATAAAATATTTATACCATGGGCACATGATGTGTATAAGTATAAGTGAGAGTGCGATAATAACtggaagtaacttattgcacacttgccaTGCAATACATCATATACACCACAGCATATGAGCTCGTgactggtcacgtgaccatggtataaaaTGATGGTGTATTATAGAGGTTGGTGTTGGCATGTGGAGTGGTGTAGGAGTTGCTGTCAAGACATTTTATGAAGAACCAGTTAGAGTAGATGATCTCAACATTTCATTCATTCGACGTGAAGTGTCGGTGTCCAGTCGTGTCCATCACCCCAATGTCGTGTCCATCTGTGGAGCTATCATTGAGAATGAAGTTCCTCTTCGTATCATCATGGAGCTTTTGGAAGGATCACTGAAAGATGTGATCAGAGCTGCTTTGAGAAGCAGATATCTATCCATGAGGGAACAAGTGGATATAGCTGTgggatgtctgtgtggtgtgatgtatcTTCACCAGCTGCAGCCTGCTCTTCTTCATGGAGACATTCGCTCTACCAACATTCTCATCAGCAATACCATGGAAGCCAAAATTGGTGATCTGGGCTCTTGTCACTTTTCTAACGAGTCACTTTCTGTTGGTCCTCTCAGTCCACAATACATTGCACCAGAACGAGTTGTGGAAGGTCGTGCAGCGACtccacacaacacaacagaagcTGACATGTACAGCTTGGGAGTCACGCTTGTTGAGTTATTCACAGGAATAGGTGCAGAGAGGAGAGTGCGTGAGAGTCAGTTTCGAGCTGTTCCTTATGTTCCACTGCAGGACATTTGCTATGCTATGGCAGAAGAGAATCCACGTGATCgcatttctgcagcagcagctctcaTGCAAGTGAATGTCGTGAAGCAGAATGATGAGTACACTTCATGTCCTCCCAAAAGGATGGTGAAAGGCAAGAAacacaaagaagaaaaagTGACACTCGTAGAGATGCCGTGGATGTGACTTAGGAGCAGATAAttgtgatgtatttgtttgtctgtttgtctcaatttATCCAACTTTGCTGCTTGTTATAAATGCAATAGAtgatgttgcatgtgtgtagtcTGCTGTGCACATGAGTTGACATTGAACTTTTTGATAGTCTAGCGGTCAGTCTCACAGGTTTTTACAGTTTGTGTTGATCATGTGAACTACAGTAAAACGTTTGACTCTAAATGAAGATTTTTatacactacacaacaaacacctACTCACCTCTCAAATAGAGACAAACTCACAAACatggaacagacagacagacaacaaacagctactaatacacaaacatatagcCAGACAGAAGACCAACCTTCTAATGATGCAGCCACCTCTCCACATGAGAGCAATTGATCCATAGTTGATGTCCAATTGTATTCCTTTGCCGCTTCTCTCAGCAGCCCTGGGCATACGAGATAATCTTGGATGCATACAGAGCccaacca of the Corticium candelabrum chromosome 7, ooCorCand1.1, whole genome shotgun sequence genome contains:
- the LOC134182339 gene encoding uncharacterized protein LOC134182339 isoform X2; this encodes MGGCLYHQGNYERATEHLRESLNIKRRLSSVDKVIMTATYAYLSRCLLSQCLTREAEDVMREGYGLAFSMDDNVVKARAATLLAYAIQLNEGTEEEVKTLLQQAERWIQMVGEGRGKALVLSEMGEVLVIRGDYKHANRILQEAATMQRHFLPTNHHDTALTLCRMAECQVKQDQQMDALPLFHESSEMMSKSMGVEHPIRGRSLFGVAKVLLRQQKWQEAETILKESVNIFHPTTSAAIRDLNYCLRMLKKDQEAVDILQQHQRVVSYHQVEHQASACQVDDLQKELEQLRESNRAIQAEKSALQLQQQQQQEINDMRSTIEELRRQIDVLRHEVQEKHTTNERLARDLQRSERAWQELQQLQHQYDSVIQIHDDSLHMTGLKLGEGAYGEVGVGMWSGVGVAVKTFYEEPVRVDDLNISFIRREVSVSSRVHHPNVVSICGAIIENEVPLRIIMELLEGSLKDVIRAALRSRYLSMREQVDIAVGCLCGVMYLHQLQPALLHGDIRSTNILISNTMEAKIGDLGSCHFSNESLSVGPLSPQYIAPERVVEGRAATPHNTTEADMYSLGVTLVELFTGIGAERRVRESQFRAVPYVPLQDICYAMAEENPRDRISAAAALMQVNVVKQNDEYTSCPPKRMVKGKKHKEEKVTLVEMPWM
- the LOC134182339 gene encoding uncharacterized protein LOC134182339 isoform X1, whose amino-acid sequence is MAQSTDNPDDLFLRARKLFDERNYIDAESICHKLLLLYETAERKSRDKAHALNMLGACLYRQHKVSDAVKFTEQCLSIVRDITPQNEEFLSNVLHLMGGCLYHQGNYERATEHLRESLNIKRRLSSVDKVIMTATYAYLSRCLLSQCLTREAEDVMREGYGLAFSMDDNVVKARAATLLAYAIQLNEGTEEEVKTLLQQAERWIQMVGEGRGKALVLSEMGEVLVIRGDYKHANRILQEAATMQRHFLPTNHHDTALTLCRMAECQVKQDQQMDALPLFHESSEMMSKSMGVEHPIRGRSLFGVAKVLLRQQKWQEAETILKESVNIFHPTTSAAIRDLNYCLRMLKKDQEAVDILQQHQRVVSYHQVEHQASACQVDDLQKELEQLRESNRAIQAEKSALQLQQQQQQEINDMRSTIEELRRQIDVLRHEVQEKHTTNERLARDLQRSERAWQELQQLQHQYDSVIQIHDDSLHMTGLKLGEGAYGEVGVGMWSGVGVAVKTFYEEPVRVDDLNISFIRREVSVSSRVHHPNVVSICGAIIENEVPLRIIMELLEGSLKDVIRAALRSRYLSMREQVDIAVGCLCGVMYLHQLQPALLHGDIRSTNILISNTMEAKIGDLGSCHFSNESLSVGPLSPQYIAPERVVEGRAATPHNTTEADMYSLGVTLVELFTGIGAERRVRESQFRAVPYVPLQDICYAMAEENPRDRISAAAALMQVNVVKQNDEYTSCPPKRMVKGKKHKEEKVTLVEMPWM